GGTTCAGTCCAATATCATACTGACGCATCAATTCAGGATTAACGTCTATTTGATATTCCTGAACATAGCCACCAATGGAGGCTACTTCTGAAACGCCACTTGCAGATGATAGAGCATATTTCACATAGTAGTCTTGAATGCTTCGTAACTCGTGTAAATCCCATCCGCCAGTTACGTTACCTTTTTGATCACGACCTTCCAACGTGTACCAAAATATTTGCCCTAGACCTGTCGCATCTGGTCCTAAAGCAGGATTTACGCCTTCTGGAAGTAAACCACTTGGTAAGGAGTTTAATTTTTCAAGAATACGACTTCGACTCCAATAGAATTCTATATCTTCTTCAAAAATAATATAGATGCTTGAAAATCCAAACATAGAGGAGCTACGAATAGTTTTTACACCAGGAATTCCTAGAAGTGATGAGGTTAATGGATACGTGATTTGGTCTTCTATATCTTGAGGAGAACGACCATCCCATTTCGTAAACACAATTTGCTGGTTTTCTCCAATATCTGGTATAGCATCAACAGCTACGGGATTACTTGGTAAAAAACCAGTATCCCAATTAAAAGGAGCATTGACAGTACCCCATCCTACAAAAAGAACGAGCATTAATACTGCAACAAGTTTGTTTTCTATTAAAAATTTTATGCTTTTATTTAGCATTGGCTTTGATTATTAAACAATTAGACATTGGTGTTGAGAAAACACCGAATACAAAGAATTATCCTAATGAAAAACATCCATTGGATAAAAAAGTCTATTGTTTAAAAATCAAATTATATACGTCTCGTCAAGCTTGTAGATTTGCCTGAAAACGAGTGGAGGAGCGTAATCTCTATATGATGTTACATTTTTTTCTAAACCTTCAAAACGATCGATATAAGAATATATAAATGATGCGACAAATAACTGTTGGTTTGAAGTAAGTTTGTCAAAAGAAATTTTTAATTCAGCTTGACCGTTAATGCTTATTTGTTCATCAGTACAGCAATCTTTAATTGTAATATTACAATCTTTAGTAGAAGTTTTTTCCATTTCCATTCCACATGTATCTACCTTATGAAAGATTGCGGTATCAACCATAGTATCTCCACAATAGTGCGTGTCAATACTAAATGATAATGTAGAGAATAAAACTACAATTGCCATTAAAAAGGATGATATTTTGAAAAATAGTTGTTTCATCAGAACTGCAAAGATATAATAACTAGGGTAGTAGTAGTTAAATGTTTTGTTAAAAAAATGATTATTCTAATCAATCAACGCTTTGCGAGAAACTAAGTATGATTTAGATTGTGTTGGTATTTATATAATTTTTTGTACTACTAATTCATGTTTTACAAGACTATCTCTATTAATTTCCATATCATAATTACATCGTGACTTGTATTTTATAACGTTTTAAACGTAAGTGACCTGAGGAGAGAAGTAGCACTAAAATAGTACACTTTTGGTTACTTTTTACAGGTGGCTACTTGTTATTTAGTTTTATGAACTATCATCAAAAAAAAATATATTTCTTGAAATGAATGTTTTATTGTTTTCTAAAAACTATTATTTTAGTATTGATAATACTTGTGTTATCTGGTCATATTACATTTATGAAAGTCGAATTATAGATATATGCTATTGAATTAAATTCAAAACAAATGAAAATTTAGCCATTAATTCTAAACCAATCGTTAATTTTGTAATTCAGTAAACAAAATTTAAAGCAATTGATTGATGAAACGAGCATGCTAATAGTTTTTAACACCCAAGGGAATTATTTGCGAACAGCATGTGTCCGCTAAAACAATAAACATAAACACATGAAAAAACTGAATGACTTTATTTGGGAGACACATGGTATTCATGCCGGAACCGAACAAGATCGTGTTAAGCATGGTATTGATAAATTAGAAAAAGTTGTTGATAAAGCAATAGAAGCAAATCATCCAAGTATTACCTTTATTATACACTCTCCTCGCTTAACAAATTTTCGATATATAGCAGAAAGAGAAACAAACGTAAAGTTTATTCGTGGCAATAGATCATATTTAAATTATCCAAAACGAATTGCAGGTCTTCGTAAAAAGTACGAAGGTAAAATAAATATTAAATATGGTGTTGAGTTAGAATGGATGGGTGCTGATTTAGGATTGCAGTGGAGTCGTTCAAAAATATTTCAGGCAGAAGGTGCTGATTATGTTATTGGCTCAGTACATTTTGCTCCAGAAGGCTTGCCATATGACGGTTCAAAAGAGGAAGCTCTTCAATTGCTGGAAATGAGAGGAAGTCTGGAGGCCTATTGGGATGGTTATTTTAATGAAACTATTCAAATGATTGAATGTTTTGGTGATATGATTCAAATTGTTGGGCATATAGATTTACCGAAATTGAATGTTGATATGCCTGAAGCATTATTGAATTTTGAGACGAGTTCACATCCTTTAGCAAATAAAGTCAGAACACTATTAGAGTTGATTGCCGATCGGAATCTTTCAATAGATGTAGATATGGCGGGTAAATTTAAAGGCGTAGGTGTTTATCCGATTCAGAGTATATTAAGAAGAGCAAATGAACTTCAAATTCCGGTGTGTGTAGGAACCGATACACATCATGTACGGTATTACGGCTTAAATTTTAAAGAGAGTCTAGAGTATATTCAGGAAGCTGGATACGAGAGCTATGTTAGTTATTCCAAATTAATTCCTGAGAATCGAACCATCTATGACAATCACGATTTAAAAGTGAAATATACCGTATTAAACAAAGGTATAGAATTGTTAAATCAACGATTAGATATTGCACATAGAAGAATTATGCCAGATTTTTCTTTTGGAGGCACATTTTCAGAATTTGTAGATATCTATAAAAATTCTACAGGAATGGGTGACTATAATGCAATTCGAATCCGTAAATGGGGTAAATCAATAACAGTTACAAATGAAATTCCAACGTCAACTAACGAAACCGTAAATGGATTGTTTTCTGAACATGTAGACAAGCCTGGAGTCATTTCTTCGCTATTTAATACATTGGCTTCTGAAGGTATAAATGTTGAGACAGCAAGGCTAAAATCGAATAACGATGGTACTGCAGTTGCATTTTTATCGATAAAAGGTTCTAAGGGAGATGTGCAAAGTGCTATTGACTTTGTAAATGGTACAAGTGCAAGTGCTGAATTGTTTCATAATTTGACCTATAAGGAGAATGCCCAATTACCTAATTACTACGGAGAAGGTGTTTATTTATTAGAAATGGATGGTGTTAAATTGAATTTGGCATTAAGTGATAAAGTAATACTAACCAAGCACAATAATGCTCCTGGAGTGCTCTTGATATTGCTATCTGCTTTGTCTTCAAAAAATATTAATATAATTGATTTAAGGTTAGGGAAATTGAATAATGTAGGTTATTCTGCTTTGGCGATCGATGGTGACAGTAATGTGATTCGCAATTTATTGGCCAAATTAGGGGATCAATATTATGAAGCAAATTTGATTGAATTTTACAGTATGTAAGTTGGAATTAATATTTTGAGTTTTTGGTTGCGGGTTTGGAGATTTTTTACTCAATACGATATCTTTTTATTCACAGAAACATTGCGGTAGCGGTGTACTGGGTGAAAATCACGTGAATACTTTTGGCTATTTTTATAAGATAATGTTTCTATGCTGTCTTTAAGGAAGAATAATACCACTATCGATCTTCATTTTTTCATTAGGTTTATTTACAAAAGTTAAAAACATGAAATATTTCCGTTATTTTTTTTATTGTTCAATATTTTTTGTACTCGTTGCTTTTACCCTTTCTAAGAACAGGAGCAATGACACTTCAGATGACCCAATCGCTGTTATAGCATACTATGTTCCACAATGGTATAGTATTCCCAAGCAACTTCCATTGGGTCAATTGACGCATATTATCTACTCCTTTACTAAAGTTATTGACGGTGAAATGAAATTTAGTAATGAGGGTTTGGCAGTCAAACTTCAACAATTGGTAGCAGAGAAAAAAAACCACCCGCATTTAAAAGTAATGATTGCATGTGGCGGATGGGGGGCGGATGGATTTTCTGATATGGCACACACTTTAGAAAATCGAAAAAAATTTGTAAGCAGTGCGATACAATTTATTAAAAAATATAAATTAGACGGCTTGGATATAGATTGGGAATATCCAGGTTTTGCAGCCGCTAATACAGGAGCTAGGCCTGAAGATAAACAAAATTTTACGCTTTTGATGAAGCAACTTAGGGAAGGATTGAATACTCTGGAAAATAAGCAGACCTTAACTTTTGCTTCCGCAGGATTTAAATACTATTATGAAAATATAGAAATCAAAGAGGTGATGAAATATGTCGATTACATGAATGTAATGACCTATGATCAAACTATCGCAACATCTACTTTTACAGGTCATCATACGGCTTTAGGTTGGATCAATACGGAAGATTTAAAGGATACACCTTATGGAGATTTTGTTGATGCCAAAAACGAGGAAATGAAAAAGAACGGATATAGTTTTCAACCGAATTCGGCGGAGATGATAATTGATTATTGTATTAAAAATGGTGTCGCACCGGAACAAATTGTTATTGGGGCTGCGTTTTACGGTAGGGCCTGGAAAGGTGTACCGCCTACTAACAATGGCTTATATCAAACCAATACGGGGTCATATATTGGTTGGAGTCCTTATAGGCAAATTAGAAAAGAATTTGAAAGCAACGGTAATTATCAAAGATATTGGGATTCCATTGCGAAAGCACCCTATCTGTATAGTGCCAAGGACAGTATTTTTATCTCTTATGAC
The nucleotide sequence above comes from Aureibaculum algae. Encoded proteins:
- a CDS encoding HYC_CC_PP family protein; the protein is MKQLFFKISSFLMAIVVLFSTLSFSIDTHYCGDTMVDTAIFHKVDTCGMEMEKTSTKDCNITIKDCCTDEQISINGQAELKISFDKLTSNQQLFVASFIYSYIDRFEGLEKNVTSYRDYAPPLVFRQIYKLDETYII
- a CDS encoding histidinol-phosphatase HisJ family protein → MKKLNDFIWETHGIHAGTEQDRVKHGIDKLEKVVDKAIEANHPSITFIIHSPRLTNFRYIAERETNVKFIRGNRSYLNYPKRIAGLRKKYEGKINIKYGVELEWMGADLGLQWSRSKIFQAEGADYVIGSVHFAPEGLPYDGSKEEALQLLEMRGSLEAYWDGYFNETIQMIECFGDMIQIVGHIDLPKLNVDMPEALLNFETSSHPLANKVRTLLELIADRNLSIDVDMAGKFKGVGVYPIQSILRRANELQIPVCVGTDTHHVRYYGLNFKESLEYIQEAGYESYVSYSKLIPENRTIYDNHDLKVKYTVLNKGIELLNQRLDIAHRRIMPDFSFGGTFSEFVDIYKNSTGMGDYNAIRIRKWGKSITVTNEIPTSTNETVNGLFSEHVDKPGVISSLFNTLASEGINVETARLKSNNDGTAVAFLSIKGSKGDVQSAIDFVNGTSASAELFHNLTYKENAQLPNYYGEGVYLLEMDGVKLNLALSDKVILTKHNNAPGVLLILLSALSSKNINIIDLRLGKLNNVGYSALAIDGDSNVIRNLLAKLGDQYYEANLIEFYSM
- a CDS encoding glycoside hydrolase family 18 protein, encoding MKYFRYFFYCSIFFVLVAFTLSKNRSNDTSDDPIAVIAYYVPQWYSIPKQLPLGQLTHIIYSFTKVIDGEMKFSNEGLAVKLQQLVAEKKNHPHLKVMIACGGWGADGFSDMAHTLENRKKFVSSAIQFIKKYKLDGLDIDWEYPGFAAANTGARPEDKQNFTLLMKQLREGLNTLENKQTLTFASAGFKYYYENIEIKEVMKYVDYMNVMTYDQTIATSTFTGHHTALGWINTEDLKDTPYGDFVDAKNEEMKKNGYSFQPNSAEMIIDYCIKNGVAPEQIVIGAAFYGRAWKGVPPTNNGLYQTNTGSYIGWSPYRQIRKEFESNGNYQRYWDSIAKAPYLYSAKDSIFISYDDTVSVKLKTEYAIKNNLGGIMFWELGNDTDDKNSLLKAIYDTSKKK